A genomic region of Deltaproteobacteria bacterium contains the following coding sequences:
- the rsfS gene encoding ribosome silencing factor: MTSAEKTRKAVEAALEVKAEAVVALDVKELSSFADVFVVCTGRSDRQVRAIADSVEAAAREAGEPPLGIEGYAEGRWVLIDLDDVIVHVFTPETRLHYDIERLWSDAPHIEGLPARAEQAAP; this comes from the coding sequence ATGACCTCCGCAGAGAAGACCCGCAAGGCCGTGGAAGCGGCGCTCGAGGTGAAGGCGGAGGCGGTGGTGGCGCTCGACGTGAAGGAGCTCTCCTCGTTCGCCGACGTCTTCGTCGTGTGCACGGGCCGCTCGGACCGCCAGGTGCGCGCGATCGCCGACTCCGTCGAAGCGGCCGCCCGGGAGGCCGGCGAGCCGCCGCTCGGGATCGAGGGCTACGCCGAAGGGCGCTGGGTGCTGATCGACCTCGACGACGTGATCGTGCACGTCTTCACGCCCGAGACCCGCCTGCACTACGACATCGAGCGGCTGTGGAGCGACGCCCCGCACATCGAGGGGTTGCCGGCGCGGGCGGAGCAGGCCGCGCCGTGA
- the gpmI gene encoding 2,3-bisphosphoglycerate-independent phosphoglycerate mutase: MLVVLDGFGLGDGGPGDATAAAHAPFFARANRLYPHARIETSGAAVGLPPGQMGNSEVGHMTMGAGRILYQDITRISKTFAEVGPEGVPAIARALAAARAGRGCLHLLGLVSDGGVHSHLDHLLALLAACGRAGVRPVLHAFLDGRDTPPRSGLGYLGQVTPQLAAAGGQVATVIGRHWAMDRDDRWERIARAYHAIVAREGLTAASAEAAVEAAYARDEGDEFVQPTVVEGGEAFADGDVALFFNFRADRARELTNALTSAAPRRFEGQLERRVGVQPALFVCMTEYDAEFGLPVAFGTQTTRHILGEILAAARLPQLRMAETEKYAHVTFFFNSGREEPFEGEERVLIPSPRDVATYDHKPEMSAPVLTRAILEKLAERDYAFVLVNFANPDMVGHTGVLPAAVKAVETIDQCLERVLGKLLAQGGQALVTADHGNCEQMIDPATGGPHTAHTTNPVPIWWVTADPRGRRLRDGGLADLAPTILELLGLPVPPEMTGRSLLVPA, translated from the coding sequence ATGCTGGTGGTGCTCGACGGCTTCGGCCTCGGCGACGGCGGCCCCGGCGACGCGACCGCCGCGGCGCACGCGCCCTTCTTCGCGCGGGCGAACCGGCTCTACCCGCACGCGCGGATCGAGACCTCGGGCGCGGCCGTCGGCCTGCCGCCGGGCCAGATGGGCAACTCCGAGGTGGGTCACATGACGATGGGCGCGGGGCGCATCCTGTACCAGGACATCACGCGCATCTCGAAGACCTTCGCGGAGGTCGGGCCCGAGGGCGTGCCGGCGATCGCCCGGGCGCTCGCCGCCGCTCGCGCGGGCCGCGGCTGCCTGCACCTCCTCGGCCTCGTCTCCGACGGTGGCGTCCACAGTCACCTCGACCACCTGCTCGCGCTGCTCGCCGCCTGCGGGCGCGCAGGCGTGCGGCCCGTGCTGCACGCCTTCCTCGACGGGCGCGACACGCCGCCGCGCTCGGGGCTCGGCTACCTCGGGCAGGTGACGCCGCAGCTCGCGGCGGCCGGCGGCCAGGTCGCCACCGTGATCGGGCGCCACTGGGCGATGGACCGCGACGACCGCTGGGAGCGCATCGCGCGCGCCTACCACGCGATCGTCGCCCGCGAGGGACTGACCGCGGCGAGCGCCGAGGCCGCCGTCGAGGCCGCCTACGCGCGCGACGAGGGCGACGAGTTCGTGCAGCCCACCGTCGTGGAGGGCGGCGAGGCCTTCGCGGACGGCGACGTCGCGCTCTTCTTCAACTTCCGCGCCGACCGCGCCCGCGAGCTCACCAACGCGCTCACCAGCGCGGCGCCGCGCCGCTTCGAGGGCCAGCTCGAGCGGCGCGTCGGCGTGCAGCCGGCCCTCTTCGTGTGCATGACCGAATACGACGCGGAGTTCGGGCTGCCGGTCGCCTTCGGCACCCAGACCACGCGCCACATCCTGGGCGAGATCCTCGCGGCGGCGCGCCTCCCGCAGCTCCGCATGGCGGAGACCGAGAAGTACGCGCACGTCACCTTCTTCTTCAACAGCGGGCGCGAGGAGCCCTTCGAGGGCGAGGAGCGCGTGCTGATCCCGTCGCCCCGCGACGTCGCCACCTACGACCACAAGCCCGAGATGAGCGCTCCCGTCCTGACCCGCGCGATCCTCGAGAAGCTCGCCGAGCGCGACTACGCCTTCGTGCTCGTGAACTTCGCGAATCCCGACATGGTCGGGCACACGGGCGTCCTGCCGGCCGCGGTGAAGGCGGTCGAGACGATCGACCAGTGCCTCGAGCGGGTCCTCGGGAAGCTGCTCGCGCAGGGCGGCCAGGCGCTCGTCACCGCCGACCACGGCAACTGCGAGCAGATGATCGACCCCGCGACCGGCGGCCCCCACACCGCGCACACGACCAATCCGGTGCCGATCTGGTGGGTCACCGCGGATCCGCGCGGGCGCCGGCTGCGCGACGGCGGCCTCGCGGACCTCGCGCCCACGATCCTCGAGCTGCTCGGGCTGCCCGTCCCGCCCGAGATGACCGGCCGCAGCCTGCTCGTCCCGGCCTGA
- the nadD gene encoding nicotinate-nucleotide adenylyltransferase yields MQPVGVYGGTFNPIHLGHLRAAEEMAEALGLARVLFVPSAVPPHKAGEGGDPIAPGAERLAWVRLAVADNPRFAVEAIEIERGGPSYLVDTLTALRERLRAAGEEPVFLVGSDAFAEMGGWRSPRELFGLAHFAVTPRPPLRTGHLAQWLPEAVRDLFEIAADGRSGLHRSAGTWLRLVEIAGLDLSASDLRRRLREGRSVRYLLPEAVRDAVRASGLYGDTGSSRGVRASR; encoded by the coding sequence TTGCAGCCGGTCGGCGTCTACGGCGGCACCTTCAACCCGATCCACCTCGGCCACCTGCGGGCGGCCGAGGAGATGGCCGAGGCGCTCGGTCTCGCGCGCGTGCTCTTCGTGCCGAGCGCGGTGCCTCCCCACAAGGCCGGCGAGGGCGGCGACCCGATCGCGCCCGGTGCCGAGCGCCTCGCCTGGGTCCGGCTCGCGGTGGCCGACAACCCGCGCTTCGCGGTCGAGGCGATCGAGATCGAGCGCGGCGGCCCCTCGTACCTCGTCGACACGCTCACGGCCCTGCGCGAGCGCCTGCGCGCCGCCGGCGAGGAGCCGGTCTTCCTGGTCGGCTCCGACGCCTTCGCCGAGATGGGCGGCTGGCGCTCCCCCCGCGAGCTCTTCGGGCTCGCCCACTTCGCGGTGACGCCGCGCCCGCCGCTGCGCACGGGCCATCTCGCGCAGTGGCTCCCCGAGGCGGTGCGCGACCTCTTCGAGATCGCCGCCGACGGCCGCTCGGGCCTTCACCGCAGCGCCGGCACCTGGCTGCGGCTCGTGGAGATCGCCGGGCTCGACCTCTCCGCGTCGGACCTGCGCCGGCGCCTGCGCGAGGGCCGATCCGTGCGCTATCTCCTCCCCGAGGCCGTTCGCGACGCCGTCCGGGCGAGCGGCCTCTATGGCGACACGGGGAGCTCCCGGGGAGTGCGCGCCAGCCGATGA
- the proB gene encoding glutamate 5-kinase — MRAAARRARRIVVKVGSSILTAAGAVRPRVFTELIRQVAALTDEGRQVVVVSSGAIAMGSHRLGWSHPGRSIPEKQAAAAVGQIALMERYRVGFARRGRQVAQVLVTRIGLEDRERFLNARRTLLTLLGLGVVPIVNENDTTSTEEIRFGDNDNLSANVVNLVAAELLVLLTDVDGLYREAPSADNPRPARWDVVERITPEIERAAGGSDHAFGRGGMITKLEAARTAALSGAATVIANGRRRGVLERIAAGEAEGTLFLPEPARRLGSRKHWLAFTARPRGELRLDAGAAQALQERGRSLLPAGITAVAGEFGIGDPVRCTDPAGREVARGLVAYSARDVARIRGLSTRQIEAVLGYSNGSEVIHRDDLVLVAGD; from the coding sequence ATGAGGGCTGCGGCGCGCCGCGCGCGGCGCATCGTCGTCAAGGTGGGCAGCTCGATCCTGACCGCCGCGGGCGCCGTGCGGCCGCGCGTCTTCACGGAGCTGATCCGCCAGGTGGCCGCGCTCACGGACGAGGGCCGCCAGGTGGTGGTGGTCTCGTCGGGCGCGATCGCGATGGGCTCGCACCGGCTCGGCTGGTCGCACCCCGGCCGCTCGATCCCGGAGAAGCAGGCGGCGGCGGCCGTCGGCCAGATCGCGCTGATGGAGCGCTACCGGGTCGGCTTCGCCCGGCGCGGCCGGCAGGTGGCGCAGGTGCTCGTGACCCGGATCGGGCTCGAGGACCGCGAGCGCTTCCTGAACGCGCGCCGCACGCTCCTCACGCTGCTCGGGCTCGGCGTGGTTCCGATCGTCAACGAGAACGACACCACCTCGACCGAGGAGATCCGCTTCGGCGACAACGACAACCTGTCGGCGAACGTCGTGAACCTGGTGGCGGCCGAGCTGCTGGTGCTGCTCACCGACGTGGACGGCCTGTACCGCGAGGCGCCCTCGGCGGACAACCCGCGGCCCGCACGCTGGGACGTGGTCGAGCGCATCACGCCCGAGATCGAGCGCGCCGCGGGCGGCAGCGACCACGCCTTCGGGCGCGGCGGGATGATCACGAAGCTCGAGGCGGCGCGGACCGCCGCGCTCTCGGGCGCCGCGACGGTGATCGCGAACGGCCGGCGCCGCGGCGTCCTGGAGCGGATCGCGGCGGGCGAGGCGGAGGGCACGCTCTTCCTGCCCGAGCCCGCGCGCCGGCTCGGCAGCCGCAAGCACTGGCTCGCCTTCACCGCGCGCCCGCGCGGCGAGCTGCGCCTCGACGCGGGCGCGGCCCAGGCGCTCCAGGAGCGCGGGCGCAGCCTGCTGCCGGCGGGCATCACGGCGGTGGCCGGCGAGTTCGGCATCGGCGACCCGGTGCGCTGCACCGATCCCGCGGGCCGCGAGGTGGCGCGCGGACTGGTCGCCTACTCGGCGCGCGACGTGGCGCGGATCCGCGGGCTCTCGACGCGCCAGATCGAGGCGGTGCTAGGGTACTCGAACGGCAGCGAGGTGATCCATCGCGACGACCTCGTGCTGGTGGCCGGGGACTGA
- a CDS encoding glutamate-5-semialdehyde dehydrogenase gives MADPALEKTIADLALAARAASRRTAELTRDRKDAWLLRAAERLEAAREAILAANRADRAEAERAGLEPAMVKRLALEGGKWSTMLAGLRDVAALPDPAGEITGMWVRPNGLRVGRMRIPLGVVAIIYESRPNVTVDAAALCLKAGNAVILRGGSEAIRSNLALGAELRAAARDTGVPEDAVAIVPTTDRAAIDLLLRRDREIDLVIPRGGPGLIRKVSETSTIPVIKHDAGVCHVYLDASADPEMATAIVLDSKLRQMEVCNGLETLLVHREAAPALLPRVLGALAAEGVELRGCAATRALFPAAKPASDEDWAAEYLAPILAVRVVDGLDAAIDHIRTWGSSHTEVIVTRDYAASQAFVRRIDSSTVGVNCSTAYADGYRLGLGAEIGISTSKLHAYGPMGLEGLTTQKFVLFGDGQLRPD, from the coding sequence ATGGCCGACCCCGCGCTCGAGAAGACGATCGCCGACCTCGCGCTCGCCGCGCGCGCCGCCTCGCGGCGCACGGCCGAGCTCACCCGCGACCGCAAGGACGCCTGGCTGCTGCGCGCCGCCGAACGCCTCGAGGCCGCGCGCGAGGCGATCCTCGCCGCCAACCGCGCCGACCGGGCCGAGGCCGAGCGCGCGGGTCTCGAGCCCGCGATGGTGAAGCGCCTCGCGCTCGAGGGCGGCAAGTGGAGCACGATGCTGGCCGGCCTGCGCGACGTGGCCGCGCTGCCCGACCCGGCCGGCGAGATCACCGGCATGTGGGTGCGGCCGAACGGGCTGCGCGTCGGCCGCATGCGCATCCCGCTCGGGGTCGTCGCGATCATCTACGAGTCGCGCCCGAACGTGACGGTGGACGCGGCGGCGCTGTGCCTGAAGGCCGGCAACGCGGTGATCCTGCGCGGCGGCTCGGAGGCGATCCGCTCCAACCTCGCGCTCGGCGCCGAGCTGCGCGCGGCCGCCCGCGACACGGGCGTACCCGAGGACGCCGTCGCGATCGTGCCGACCACCGACCGCGCCGCGATCGACCTCCTGCTGCGCCGCGACCGCGAGATCGACCTCGTGATCCCGCGCGGCGGCCCCGGGCTGATCCGCAAGGTGAGCGAGACCTCGACGATCCCCGTCATCAAGCACGACGCTGGCGTGTGTCACGTGTACCTCGACGCCAGCGCGGACCCGGAGATGGCGACCGCGATCGTCCTCGACTCGAAGCTGCGCCAGATGGAGGTCTGCAACGGCCTCGAGACGCTGCTCGTGCACCGGGAGGCCGCGCCCGCGTTGCTGCCGCGCGTGCTCGGCGCGCTCGCCGCCGAAGGCGTCGAGCTGCGCGGCTGCGCCGCCACCAGGGCGCTCTTCCCGGCGGCGAAGCCCGCCTCCGACGAGGACTGGGCTGCCGAGTACCTGGCGCCGATCCTCGCGGTGCGCGTCGTCGACGGCCTCGACGCCGCGATCGACCACATCCGCACCTGGGGCAGCAGCCACACCGAGGTGATCGTGACCCGCGACTACGCGGCGTCGCAGGCCTTCGTGCGCCGCATCGACTCCTCCACGGTCGGGGTCAACTGCTCGACCGCCTACGCGGACGGCTACCGGCTCGGGCTCGGCGCCGAGATCGGCATCTCCACCTCGAAGCTGCACGCCTACGGCCCGATGGGGCTCGAGGGGCTCACCACGCAGAAGTTCGTGCTCTTCGGTGACGGCCAGCTGCGGCCCGACTGA